AAGTGCCGACGACCGTAAAATCACTACTATGGTTGCTGCCGAACTGCTGCCAGATAGAGATTTTCATAAATCGTCCTCGCTCATGCCGGGAGGTAAATTCCACGCTGCTTGATAGATGCTGTGATGGATGTTCTTACATCCTTTACTTTCTAACCAAGTGAGGAAAGCAGGTAAACCGACAGCAATCTTGGAAAAATTGAGGCCACGAAACGCCAGTTGACGATCATCTAGGGTAACTTCGGCGGCGGTTCGTGATTGCTGTAGACGCGCACTCACACAGAGTATGATTTGGGAAATTCGATAATCGTTGTTTATGGCTTCGACGGAACTCGATTTGTGATCAGACTGAGTATGGTAATTCTCAACAAACGTTTTAATCCCAGACAAGATGTCATCGAGTTCCCTCGATTTTGGATGATTGACAACCCAGGGCCATGCTTTGATTACGTTTGTCTCATCGCTTAAATCAGCCTCTTGTATAATCTCGTCACCGATTTGCTTGCTGGGAACTTCGCAGGCAATATCAACAAGCACAGCTTCGCCGCCTTCAACCTCCAGCGCAATCTTTGCTCCTAATTTCATCATTAATTGATCAAACATGTTTGGGCCGATGAATGTCTCGACATTGCCATTGCTCACAAAGACATGATTCTCGAAAACCTGTACCATATCATCGTGATAACGGCTATTGGCTAGGAAATCGATAACTTGTTCGTGATGGATGCCATATTGAGTTGCCATGTCTTTTTCAATCGGCGTAGGCTCTATTGTTGCCATATCGAGTACCTGCTGCCGATAGGGTTCATTCTGACTGTACCACGCGATGATACGGCGAAGGTCATCACGTAAGGAATCCGCTGTCCGTTGTGCCGCACTAGCGGAATCAAACGTGCCTACAATGGTGAAGTTGGCGCTGTGGTTGCTGCTGAACTGCCGCCAGATCGAGATTTTCATGATGCGCCTCTTTAGTCGGGATATTTGGGATTAGGAATTGAGCGAAAGGATATGGTGATATTCGTGCAGCCTTCTTTTGTGAAGTAGTCTATTAGCAGGCGAATCTTCCCGGCATACTCTTCATTCTCTTCCAGATACAACATGATCCCCCATAGATTCAGGCGATTTTCATTGCGAGCAACCCTGAACATGCGCGGTTCAGAGTCGTCTGATTCGAGATCGTAATAAATGATGTCAAATGGCAAGTCAATATTGGGTGAATAAGCCTCTTCATAAATTTGCCAGCCATGCTGATGAAGCGTCTCAAAATCTTCTCTGAACCCTTCATAGAGTAGTTCGGCTGCTTCAGGTTCAATTGGAAGGTGACATTCAACATCCATCACCAGAATACTGTTAGCGTGGGTACGGGACTCTGACACATATTTGTAAACAGATGCCCCATAGTCTTTGAGCAATTCGTCAAACGGCTGAGGGCCATTCAATATTCCGAGATTGGGATTGGTCACAAAGACAAAGTTTTGATACTTATAGAGTGGTTTTCTGAAATTGTGCCAGTAAAACCAATTCAGACTATGTGACCAAGTAACGTTGAGTTGCTTCTGCAATTCGGCCTCGATGGGTGTGAGTTGTTCGGTTTCTGTCTTTTGTCCCCATGCCATCATCTCCTCACGGGTGAGGTTGTTCCACCAAGCTTCGATGCGATCCAGTATTTTCTGTATGTTGGCTGCTGCCTGTTCTGCTGCGGAGACGGATTCAAATGCCCCAACTACCGTGAAATCAGCGCTGTGGTTGCTGCTGAATTCCTGCCAGATAGATAACTTCATCGTTGACCCTCCCCGTATGGTTCAATGCGCGTTGTGGCAGGCGGGCGCAGCCACCAATTGCGGCGGCTTGACGGTTCTTCCGGTGTGACTGCCAGTATTGACGAACGTCGGTCAAAGTCTCAAACGGTATCGTCCAGTGATGAAAAGAGCAGGGCTTGATGTGTCGGTCACTGGTTATCGACAGGAAACCATCGCCTGCACTGCAGTCTGACGTCTCAAAAAGTCGTGGTACATCGGATAGTAAGTCGCCCCAGCAGACATCCAGTTTGATTTGCACATCACCCTTGAGGTTGTCATACATACGCTGAACGAAAGCCGAGAATGCTTCGTAGTGTTGCTTCTGGAAGTGCATCGTTGGATCGCTGCCTTTGTAACTAAGCAGCAGGAAATCGCGAACACCGAGGCTGAACAATCTCAGAAACTTCGCTTCAATCGTTTCTAACTCATCGGGCGTGATCAACCAGTTGACACCAAAGCGCGCATTGTGATTGACGAGCAGTTCAATCGTCTGCTCATAGTGATTGGTGTCATAGAGCGATAGGCGAATGTTGCCATATTTGCCCTCGATGCTGTGGAGAAACGCTGGTGTGAGCTTCATGCCATTGGTGGTGAAGTTGACCGCTAATTGGCTGGTACTGTACAGCTTATGAATGAATTGTTCCCAATTAGGGAACAGCATGGGTTCGCCACCGCCGAAAGCAACTTCCAGCACACCCCAATCGCTGGCTTGTTGACAAAATTCCAGCAGCGAATCATACGCCCAATCGCTGGGAGACTGGAGATTGCGATAGCAGAAGTGGCATTGCAGGTTACAGATGTTCGTCACCGCGATGAGCAGCGTTCTGGGGGCGATACGCTTTAGATGTGTCGTTTCTTCACCTTCGAGCTTGACGTTCAGGCCGGTATCACGCTCGAACAATAGCAGTGCGCCGTCCAATGGGTGGGGTCGCCAATTGAGGCTGCGTAATTGTGGTGGCAAGAAGGTCTGGTAGTTGTCGAGAATGTCGCTCATTCTTCTTCCCAATCATAAAACAATTGATATTGAACGTAGATCTGTCGTGAAGATGGCACTGTGGTTGCTGTTGAACTGCTGCCAGATGGATATTTGCATAGTTGGCTCCGAAGATAGAACATGCTGTTAGTATATCATGCAAAATGAACCATTGTGAACCATAATAGTCTCTTGTATGGTAAGTCGATGTCCATATAAGAAATTATGTTCGGTGTGCTAACAATTACAACCACCTATCGTCCCGCAACGGATCTCGGCTACTTGCTGCATAAGCATCCGGCGCGGGTGCAGACCTTCAAACTAGCTTTTGGCGAAGCGCATGTTTTTTATCCCGAAGCGACAGAAGAACGCTGTACGGCGGCGCTTCTGCTGGACATTAATCCCATTGGATTAGTTCGTGGTAAGCGTGCTTTTGCCTTCTCGCAGTACGTCAACGATCGTCCGTATGTGGCGTCTTCGTTTTTGAGTGTGGTTATCGCGCAGGTGTATCGCTCGGCACTGAATGGCACCTGCAAGGATCGGCCTGAATTGGTCGAGACACCTATTCCGCTGGAAGTGACGATTAGTGTGATGCCCTCTCGCGGAGGCGAAGCGTTGCTGACACGGTTGTTTGAACCGCTGGGCTATATGGTCACCGCAGTAATCAGACTGATACCAATCACTTGTCCATTCCCAAATGCCACCGCTCATGGCGTGAAGTCCATAGTGATTGGGTGGGTAGCTCCGCGAACGCTGTATGTAGAACTCACTAAAGTGATTGAAGTCGCAGTTGTCGGCGGTAGGTGGTTCACTTCCCCAGGGATAGGTTTTGTCAATCAATCCGCCTCGCGCACTCTTTTCCCATTCAGCTTCTGTCGGCAGACGATAAAGTGTACTTTCCGTGCTGAGTTTGCGACATAAGTCTTCAGCAGCCTGCCAAGAAACACTCACCATTGGCTTGCTATTGTACTGCCAGGGATGATCCGGATTTTCACGGGGTACATCACCGAATATCTTGTCCCCTGTAGTCACTTCCTCGCCGCGACCGTATAGAAGTTCAGGTGCGTGAGCGTGCCAGTCACGGGCTTCTGTGGTGTCGTCTTCACAATACTGCCGTCTGATCTTGTTCGCTTCATAGAGGACGAAATATGCCATTCGATGTGGTGGCTCCTCCTTCGGGATGCTGTGTGGTGCTGGTTCCCATTCCATGAGATCGCAATAGGTAGCCCAGCTCACTGGAATATCCCCCATCCAGAAGTGGTCGAGATCAACCGGATGAACAGGCTGCTCATCCGGGTCACCATTTCCTGAACCCATCAGGAAGGTTCCGGCGGGCATATAGCGGAACACCATACCGTGTTCGATGACGGACAGTTGATCGAGCAGGCGCATTCGCGCCTGAATGATATCTTGTCGATCAGAATCTAAGCCAAAAGCACGATCATATGCGGTCGCCGCCTGATGAAGATCATCTTTTGCTTCAAGCTGCTGTGCTAAGGTGAAGAATGTATCTGCATTTCCATCCAGCCCATGTGATTGTCGTAGCTTATCCATATCACCTCCGTTCGTGCTACGCTTTCAGTATACGGTTAGACGAAATGCGAGAATAGCGAATGATGTTACACTGAGTAGAGACGCTACTTAGGGGGTATCCATGCCCAACAGAGATTTAAAGTTAAACGCATTGTCCCGATTCTCGAAGTCCTCACCAAGATTGGTGCTGGAAGAATACAGTCATTGTGAAGTTCCAGCAGGTTGTGGCGGTGTTGTGTTGCGCTGGCGACGAGCCGAAGAACCATTCACAATGTGGTTGAGACAAAATACATCGGCGCGAACAATGGTAATGACGCTAGACGGTGAGAACATCCTCTGGATGACTCGATTATCTGTAAACTGGGGCCATCATTTGTTTGCTATGTCCTTTGAGGAGGTCGATCTCTCTCACGGTTTTTTGCTGTTTTCAGCACGGTTAGATGATCAATTCATCCGTATTTTGCAGCCTGAAGGTGAGCCGGAAGTGCTCTCGAAACCTGATGGTAAATGGAAGTATACGCTTGATGAACCCGCATCTGAGGAATGGCAGTCACCAGACTTTGATGATTCAAGCTGGGCACCTATGGTGGCGAAAACCCTGCCAAGCAAGGGGTTTCACGGACATGATATAAGTGATTTTTGTCAACGAATACGCGATATCGGTGCTGAAGACCTAGGTATTGATGCAGATACCGATGCCAGTAGAGTCTGGATCCGACGTGCTTTCACGATCCAGTCTCCCACACAAGGTCAGGAGTAAACACCATGTCCAACTATCAGGATACGGTTCATGCTCCATTGGTGCTGGTACCACAGTATTTCGGCAGTACGGTGTTCAATCGTAGTAACTCACGCTACTATCCGTTCGATGCGGAAACCACCACGCTGCTGCGACGGGCACAGCTTGAACCGTTTGAGGCACTGCTGGCAGAGATCGATGATCCGGTCAAACGCGAACAGGCACTCAATTTCTTCTTTCACTTCGATGACATGGGGTTTTTCACTGGTGATCACTATTTCACCGGGAAGGTGCTGAATGTGGAACCAGCAGTCGATCACCTGACCGGACCGCTCGCAGTACATCTGGAAGTCATTGCCGCCTGTAACCTGACCTGTACCCATTGCTTTGCTGGAGAGCTTCCAAGACGCGAAAAACGCCTGACCTTGAAGGAAATCGAGCGTGTTTTCGAGGATATGGCGAAGATGGGCAGTTATCGCCTAGGACTGACCGGTGGTGAACCACTCTTGCGAAAGGACATCTTCGACATCGTTGACATGGCAACCGACTACGGTCTGCATCCGTGTCTCACAACCAATGGACTGCTCATCACAGAAGAAGTTGCCCGTGAATTTGGGAAACGCGACCTCGTATGGTTGAATGTCAGTCTGGAAGGTGCCAGTGCGGTCACAAATGATCCAGTCCGGGGAGAGGGTACATTCACACAGGTACTCGATAAACTCAAGATTCTGGCGAACCATACCCGTTTTACGATGGCATTCACCGTTATGAGTACAAATGCAGATGAGGTTGTCCCTTGTGCCGAACTTGCACATAGTGTGGGGGCTTCTACCGCCGTGTTTCGCCCGCTGTACCCAGTCGGTACCGCGCAGGGGTTTCTGAATGATTTGATGCCCACCTTTGAGCAGTATAACAGGGCACTGAATCTACTGGCAGAACTCGAAGTCGAACCTGGACAAACTGATCTAAACGCCATCGATCCATTCAGCCCATGTAGCCGGGAAGAGACACAGGCGATCACTTACAGCAATCATGGCTGTGGCGCAGGTAACCTGGTCTGTTCGATCTCTGTTTCAGGCGATGTCAACCCGTGTAGCTTCCTCGGTTCCGGTTTTGTGGCAGATAATGTTCGCCACCGGTCACTGTCGGAAATCTGGCACAGCAGTGGGAAATTCAACGAGATTCGCAATTATCCTGGTGGTACAGATGAGACATTTAGTGGCGGCTGTCGCGCTCGATCGCTCGTGATGGGTGGTTCAGCCAACGCGCCGGATCCCTGGTTGAATGAACGGGAAGCAATGATGAAGGCTCCGCGCCAGAGTAACGTTACCTTCTATGATCCTCTCGATATTGTGCGTGTTGCCGGGCAGGATAATTGATATGGAGCTCGAGCATATCCTATCTGCTACTGATCCCGAAGGTGATGCCGAAGAGGTATTTGGATTTGCACAGCAATTAGAAAAGCGAGGGGACTTGGACGCAGCTGCCAGTGCATATGACAGAGCTTATGGGCTGGCTCCAGACCGTGACGATATTCGTTCTGCGAGAGCAAATCTTCTAGATCGGTTATCTGTCATCGAGCATGGCATTGGGTTCCGTTACATACCCGCCGGAACCTTCCTAATGGGGTCGGAGAGTGGTGACCCTGATGAGCAACCCGTGCATCCAGTTCGCCTGGACGCTTACTGGTTGTCAGAAACGCCGATTAGCTGGGCAAAGTTCTGCGAATTGATGGATTTTCAGCCGCCACC
The Phototrophicus methaneseepsis DNA segment above includes these coding regions:
- a CDS encoding radical SAM protein; protein product: MSDILDNYQTFLPPQLRSLNWRPHPLDGALLLFERDTGLNVKLEGEETTHLKRIAPRTLLIAVTNICNLQCHFCYRNLQSPSDWAYDSLLEFCQQASDWGVLEVAFGGGEPMLFPNWEQFIHKLYSTSQLAVNFTTNGMKLTPAFLHSIEGKYGNIRLSLYDTNHYEQTIELLVNHNARFGVNWLITPDELETIEAKFLRLFSLGVRDFLLLSYKGSDPTMHFQKQHYEAFSAFVQRMYDNLKGDVQIKLDVCWGDLLSDVPRLFETSDCSAGDGFLSITSDRHIKPCSFHHWTIPFETLTDVRQYWQSHRKNRQAAAIGGCARLPQRALNHTGRVNDEVIYLAGIQQQPQR
- a CDS encoding radical SAM/SPASM domain-containing protein: MSNYQDTVHAPLVLVPQYFGSTVFNRSNSRYYPFDAETTTLLRRAQLEPFEALLAEIDDPVKREQALNFFFHFDDMGFFTGDHYFTGKVLNVEPAVDHLTGPLAVHLEVIAACNLTCTHCFAGELPRREKRLTLKEIERVFEDMAKMGSYRLGLTGGEPLLRKDIFDIVDMATDYGLHPCLTTNGLLITEEVAREFGKRDLVWLNVSLEGASAVTNDPVRGEGTFTQVLDKLKILANHTRFTMAFTVMSTNADEVVPCAELAHSVGASTAVFRPLYPVGTAQGFLNDLMPTFEQYNRALNLLAELEVEPGQTDLNAIDPFSPCSREETQAITYSNHGCGAGNLVCSISVSGDVNPCSFLGSGFVADNVRHRSLSEIWHSSGKFNEIRNYPGGTDETFSGGCRARSLVMGGSANAPDPWLNEREAMMKAPRQSNVTFYDPLDIVRVAGQDN